A stretch of the Desulfobacter sp. genome encodes the following:
- the dksA gene encoding RNA polymerase-binding protein DksA: MKKQELDFFKNLLTERLTELLSHADSTVTGMTKPKENFADPTDRASHEAERSFELRIRDREHKLIKKIKKALVRIENGTFGICEGCEEDISIERLKARPVTTQCIECKTREEDMEKALGI; the protein is encoded by the coding sequence ATGAAAAAACAAGAACTTGATTTTTTTAAGAATTTGCTGACAGAGAGGCTCACTGAACTGCTTTCCCATGCCGACAGCACGGTAACGGGCATGACCAAGCCCAAAGAGAATTTTGCCGATCCCACGGACCGGGCGTCCCATGAGGCTGAGAGAAGTTTTGAGCTTCGGATAAGAGACCGGGAGCATAAATTAATTAAAAAAATTAAAAAAGCCCTGGTACGGATTGAAAACGGCACCTTTGGCATCTGTGAGGGGTGTGAAGAAGATATTTCCATTGAGCGTCTTAAGGCAAGGCCGGTGACCACCCAGTGTATTGAGTGTAAAACCCGGGAAGAAGATATGGAGAAAGCGCTTGGTATCTAA
- a CDS encoding glutamyl-tRNA reductase produces MSKIILIGANHKTAPVEIREKLSFSSDETLAALESFKEDPCIREGLVFSTCNRTEIVYIPETGDQIEKMIEFISSHKDLPVEKFRSSLYILEDDDAIRHMFCVAASLDSMMVGEPQILGQVKKAYKTAVTVGASGVLLNRMMHKAFSVAKRVRKETGIGDNAVSISYAAIELANKIFSDLSTKSVMLLGAGEMAELAVEHLMAHKVKQIVVANRTFKNALTLAQKFNGTAVQYEERVAALADVDIIISSTGATDYVLTRDQVKQVMKKRKHNTLFFIDIAVPRDIDPRINRMSNAYVYDIDDLKNIVESNIQAREQETVKAARFVEEALVAFRKWLDGLSIVPTIKAINDKMTGIVDMEFKKTLPGLGHLSAQDIQSIERMTRAIATRAIHDPILFLRNTGDHRDDSLYLNVARQLFNLDILEKE; encoded by the coding sequence ATGTCAAAAATTATACTTATTGGTGCCAACCATAAAACCGCCCCGGTGGAAATCCGGGAAAAATTATCCTTTTCTTCGGACGAGACCCTGGCTGCTTTGGAATCTTTTAAAGAAGATCCCTGCATCCGGGAGGGGCTGGTTTTTTCCACATGCAACCGCACAGAGATTGTCTATATCCCTGAAACCGGGGATCAGATCGAAAAGATGATTGAGTTTATCTCTTCCCATAAAGACCTGCCTGTGGAAAAATTCAGGTCTTCTCTTTATATTCTTGAAGATGATGATGCCATCCGCCACATGTTTTGTGTGGCAGCCAGTCTTGATTCCATGATGGTGGGAGAACCCCAGATTCTGGGCCAGGTTAAGAAAGCCTATAAAACAGCGGTAACTGTGGGGGCATCCGGAGTGTTGCTCAACAGGATGATGCACAAGGCCTTTTCAGTGGCAAAACGGGTCAGAAAAGAGACCGGCATTGGGGACAATGCGGTTTCCATCTCCTATGCCGCCATAGAGCTTGCCAATAAGATATTCTCGGATTTGTCCACCAAGAGCGTGATGCTGCTCGGGGCCGGTGAAATGGCAGAGTTGGCCGTAGAGCATTTAATGGCCCATAAAGTCAAGCAGATTGTGGTGGCCAACAGGACCTTTAAAAATGCCCTGACCCTTGCCCAGAAGTTTAACGGCACTGCCGTTCAGTATGAAGAAAGGGTTGCTGCCCTGGCTGACGTGGATATTATCATCAGTTCCACCGGGGCCACCGATTATGTGCTGACCCGGGACCAGGTCAAGCAGGTCATGAAAAAGAGGAAACACAACACCTTGTTTTTTATTGACATTGCCGTGCCAAGGGATATTGATCCCAGGATCAATCGGATGTCTAATGCCTATGTCTATGATATCGATGATTTAAAGAATATCGTGGAATCCAATATTCAGGCAAGGGAGCAGGAAACCGTCAAGGCGGCACGATTTGTTGAAGAGGCTTTGGTTGCCTTTCGAAAATGGCTGGACGGCCTGTCCATCGTACCTACCATCAAGGCCATCAACGATAAAATGACGGGCATCGTGGATATGGAGTTTAAAAAAACCCTGCCCGGGTTGGGCCATCTGTCTGCACAGGATATCCAGTCCATAGAGCGGATGACCCGAGCCATTGCCACCCGGGCCATACATGATCCCATTCTTTTTTTACGCAATACAGGGGACCATCGTGACGATTCCCTGTATTTGAATGTGGCCCGTCAATTATTTAATTTGGACATTTTAGAGAAAGAATAA
- the ccsA gene encoding cytochrome c biogenesis protein CcsA translates to MAGYICYLFHQKDRIQKVAFGFVVLAVVLHLVSMIIAGVTTGGFPVHNLVQSLSMSALALGAMFLYVQYRFNLKILGIFATGILSATMLAVLILPSTPVAPDKIFKGVWFVAHIVLIFTGDAALGLACGAGILYLIQEMGIKGKSPGFFFKRLPSLDFLDMVSYTCITTGFALLTFGLVTGFIYAKSVWGRFWSWDLKEVFSVGTWLIYAALLHLRLYSGWRGRKSAIMSIVGFAIIIFTFLGVNLILGGHHQAFTQ, encoded by the coding sequence TGGTGCTGGCGGTGGTTCTTCACCTGGTCTCAATGATTATTGCCGGGGTGACCACGGGCGGTTTTCCCGTTCACAACCTGGTTCAAAGCCTTTCCATGTCTGCCCTGGCTTTGGGCGCCATGTTTCTCTATGTCCAGTATCGGTTTAACCTTAAAATCCTGGGGATATTTGCCACTGGCATATTATCTGCCACAATGCTTGCCGTTCTTATTCTTCCGTCAACCCCTGTGGCGCCGGATAAGATTTTTAAAGGCGTCTGGTTTGTGGCCCATATTGTCCTGATATTCACCGGGGATGCAGCTCTGGGCCTTGCCTGCGGTGCCGGCATCCTCTATCTGATTCAGGAGATGGGAATCAAGGGCAAGAGTCCTGGATTTTTTTTCAAACGGCTGCCCTCGTTGGATTTTCTGGACATGGTCTCATACACTTGCATTACCACCGGGTTTGCCCTTTTGACCTTTGGCCTGGTCACCGGATTTATTTATGCAAAATCCGTATGGGGCAGGTTCTGGAGCTGGGATTTGAAAGAGGTGTTTTCCGTGGGGACCTGGCTGATCTATGCCGCTCTTTTGCATTTGCGCCTGTATTCGGGATGGCGGGGCAGGAAATCTGCCATCATGTCCATTGTGGGATTTGCCATTATTATTTTTACCTTTTTGGGCGTGAACCTGATCCTTGGCGGACATCACCAGGCCTTTACCCAATAG